The following are encoded together in the Acidicapsa ligni genome:
- a CDS encoding ABC transporter permease produces the protein MKLRELLTKLRFLFARKRASDLRDLDEELRFHVEQSVQAYVDEGIAAKEARRRALIDFGGVTRTREAAYEQWPGWWMETVLQDVRYALRGFRRNPVFTVTVIVTLALGIGATTAVFSVVDRILFRSLPYAHDDRIVSIGLSQSLEKQEFMLGGFFYEWRDNQKPFEAMASQSTGPTSCVLAESIPTQLNCISAQAGFLPMLGILPVLGRNFLPEEDRPNGPRVALITYGLWKSHYGLDPRILNRLITVDGSPMRVVGVLPKEFELPTLQAADVIMPLALVEAEKQRTQNGGIGQPMRAFARLKPRVSITQAKAEMEPLFIHTQETFIPAEVRKDFHLSIRSLRDRQTEDVQLVAWVLLGSVLAVLLIACANVASLMMARGAARERELAVRSALGASRGRLIRQTLTEAFLLSMVGATAGLALAQGLLMVFIAMAPTSVPFLDKAHLDLRTAGFTVLLALVSGVFFGLIPALQKPRSVALSARMTHSGRHAFLRLGMVVGQIAISMILLSGAALLLRSFQKMETQNLGVQTRGVMTARISLPGVRTEPIAGLVSKKGQTQKDIFLQVEAAVRRLPGVGAVGWSDSFPPGGGWQNSRMYSDFAVVGKSRSSERSGGLVRLRGVTPDYFRALNIPIVRGGGFTEEERGSSELFMVLSRLLASRLFPGEDPIGRRIGMGSDGTTYTVVGVAENVRNGGLSEQDIPEAYWLRRNVAEDWGVPVPVMVFDTVLAPATVSPWVRSQIAHLEPMAPIEIETLNERVSKLADRPRFETALLGFFALTGLSMAVIGLYGVTSFLATQRTQEIGVRMALGANRADILRLIVHEGARLLLLGAAIGVSASLALTQLLKSLLFDIGPRDPATLGAVTLLLAVVALAATLIPARSAMQTDPMEALRCE, from the coding sequence ATGAAATTGCGCGAACTGCTGACGAAGCTGCGTTTTCTGTTTGCTCGAAAGCGAGCCAGCGATTTGCGCGATCTGGATGAGGAGCTGCGCTTTCACGTGGAGCAGTCCGTGCAGGCTTATGTCGATGAAGGGATAGCGGCCAAGGAGGCGCGCCGTCGAGCACTCATTGACTTTGGCGGCGTGACGCGGACGAGAGAAGCGGCTTATGAGCAGTGGCCTGGATGGTGGATGGAAACAGTGTTGCAGGATGTGCGTTATGCGCTGCGTGGATTTCGGCGTAATCCTGTTTTTACTGTCACGGTGATTGTTACGCTGGCGCTTGGCATCGGCGCGACGACGGCCGTCTTCAGCGTAGTGGACCGCATTCTTTTTCGTAGCTTGCCGTATGCGCATGACGATCGCATTGTTTCGATCGGGCTGAGCCAGTCGCTGGAGAAGCAGGAGTTCATGCTGGGCGGATTCTTCTATGAGTGGCGCGATAACCAGAAGCCGTTTGAGGCGATGGCCTCGCAGAGCACCGGACCGACTAGCTGTGTGCTTGCCGAGTCGATACCGACGCAACTCAACTGCATCAGTGCGCAGGCTGGATTTCTTCCGATGCTGGGTATTTTGCCGGTGTTGGGACGCAATTTTCTGCCGGAGGAAGATCGTCCGAATGGGCCGCGTGTGGCGTTGATCACGTATGGATTGTGGAAGAGCCATTACGGTCTCGATCCAAGAATTTTGAATCGGCTGATTACCGTGGATGGCAGCCCGATGCGCGTGGTTGGCGTGCTGCCGAAGGAATTCGAATTGCCTACATTGCAGGCGGCAGATGTGATCATGCCGCTGGCGCTAGTGGAGGCAGAAAAGCAACGCACGCAAAATGGAGGCATCGGGCAGCCGATGCGAGCTTTCGCGCGACTCAAGCCAAGGGTGAGTATTACGCAGGCCAAGGCCGAGATGGAGCCGCTTTTTATTCATACGCAGGAGACGTTTATTCCCGCGGAGGTACGCAAAGACTTTCACCTCAGCATTCGTTCTCTTCGCGATCGACAGACTGAGGATGTACAGCTTGTCGCATGGGTGTTGCTGGGGTCGGTGCTCGCGGTGCTGCTGATTGCATGTGCCAATGTAGCGAGCCTGATGATGGCGCGGGGTGCGGCGCGAGAGCGGGAGTTGGCGGTGCGCTCGGCATTGGGAGCGAGCAGAGGCAGGTTGATTCGACAGACGCTCACGGAAGCATTTCTGTTGTCGATGGTGGGAGCAACGGCGGGGTTGGCGCTGGCGCAAGGGTTGTTGATGGTCTTTATTGCAATGGCTCCGACGAGTGTTCCATTTCTAGATAAGGCACATCTGGACCTGCGTACGGCGGGGTTCACAGTCTTGCTGGCATTGGTTTCGGGCGTTTTTTTCGGATTGATACCAGCGTTGCAGAAGCCGCGTTCTGTGGCGCTGTCTGCGCGAATGACGCATTCCGGAAGACATGCTTTTTTGCGGCTCGGCATGGTGGTGGGGCAGATTGCAATCAGCATGATTCTGCTATCGGGCGCAGCGTTGTTGTTGCGGAGTTTTCAAAAGATGGAGACACAGAATCTTGGGGTGCAGACGCGTGGAGTTATGACGGCGCGCATCTCGCTTCCGGGCGTTCGTACTGAGCCGATCGCGGGGTTGGTAAGTAAGAAAGGGCAGACGCAGAAGGATATCTTTCTGCAGGTTGAGGCGGCGGTGCGTCGTTTGCCGGGAGTCGGCGCTGTTGGATGGAGTGATTCGTTTCCTCCCGGCGGTGGCTGGCAGAATAGCCGCATGTATTCGGATTTTGCTGTGGTGGGGAAATCCCGGTCTTCGGAGAGATCGGGAGGGTTGGTGCGGTTGCGAGGAGTAACTCCGGATTACTTTCGCGCACTGAATATTCCGATTGTTCGTGGAGGTGGGTTCACAGAGGAAGAGCGAGGCTCCAGTGAGCTATTCATGGTGTTGAGCAGGCTACTGGCATCGCGGTTGTTTCCTGGAGAAGATCCGATTGGAAGACGCATTGGCATGGGATCGGACGGCACCACTTATACCGTGGTGGGCGTTGCTGAAAATGTGAGAAATGGTGGCCTCAGCGAGCAGGATATTCCGGAAGCTTATTGGCTAAGGCGCAATGTTGCTGAGGATTGGGGCGTACCGGTCCCTGTAATGGTATTTGATACGGTGCTTGCCCCGGCGACGGTGAGCCCATGGGTTCGTTCGCAGATTGCACATTTGGAACCGATGGCCCCGATTGAGATTGAGACTTTAAACGAGCGGGTGAGCAAGTTGGCGGATAGACCTCGTTTTGAAACGGCGTTGCTTGGATTTTTTGCATTGACGGGACTCTCGATGGCGGTGATTGGCTTATATGGAGTGACGTCGTTTTTGGCGACACAGCGTACGCAGGAGATTGGTGTGCGCATGGCTTTGGGGGCGAATCGAGCAGATATCCTGCGATTGATCGTTCACGAAGGGGCGCGTCTCTTGTTGTTGGGCGCGGCTATTGGAGTGTCGGCATCGCTTGCCCTGACGCAGTTATTGAAGAGCCTGTTGTTTGACATCGGCCCGCGCGATCCTGCGACCCTTGGTGCGGTTACGCTGCTGCTGGCGGTGGTGGCACTGGCGGCGACGCTGATACCTGCCCGAAGTGCGATGCAGACCGATCCGATGGAGGCACTTCGCTGTGAGTAG
- a CDS encoding LLM class flavin-dependent oxidoreductase produces MQIGIDSFAAASRNSETGISISPSERLRNLLEEIELADQVGLDAFGVGEHHREEFLDSAPTIILAAAAAKTKKIRLASAVTVLSAADPVRVFQEFATLDLISDGRAEIVAGRGSFTDAYPLFGLSLRDYDSLFEEKLGLLLEIRKNTHVNWTGRHRAPLTGQGVFPRPLQAELPIWVGVGGTPESFARAGYLGLPLMVAIIGGEAHRFRPLIDLYYEAGSRAGQPREKLKVGLHSLGFVGNTTQEAADDFFPGYAKTFTEIGKERGWPPTTRAQFDAVRGKTGALIIGDAQAVVEKVLYTNEVLGGIARLDFQMTVGEVPHATMMKSIELLGTKVAPAVRKALGTA; encoded by the coding sequence ATGCAGATTGGCATTGATAGTTTCGCGGCGGCAAGCCGTAACTCAGAGACGGGTATTTCGATTTCGCCGAGCGAACGGCTGCGTAATCTACTTGAAGAGATTGAACTCGCGGATCAGGTAGGCCTCGATGCGTTTGGTGTCGGTGAGCATCATCGCGAGGAGTTTCTCGATTCTGCGCCTACGATTATCCTGGCCGCTGCTGCGGCAAAGACAAAGAAGATTCGGCTGGCGAGCGCGGTGACGGTGTTGAGTGCTGCAGATCCCGTGCGCGTCTTTCAGGAGTTCGCTACGCTGGACCTCATCTCCGATGGCCGTGCAGAGATCGTGGCGGGGCGGGGCTCGTTTACAGATGCCTATCCGCTGTTTGGCTTGAGTCTGCGCGACTATGATTCGCTCTTCGAAGAAAAGCTTGGGTTGCTCCTGGAGATTCGCAAGAATACACATGTGAATTGGACCGGCAGACATCGTGCGCCACTTACCGGGCAAGGCGTGTTTCCGAGGCCATTGCAGGCGGAGTTACCTATCTGGGTCGGTGTTGGAGGAACGCCGGAGTCATTCGCTCGCGCTGGCTATCTCGGACTGCCGTTGATGGTTGCAATTATTGGCGGAGAGGCGCATCGCTTTCGCCCGCTGATCGATCTGTACTACGAAGCGGGTAGCCGCGCCGGTCAACCACGTGAAAAGCTCAAGGTCGGGCTACATTCGCTTGGCTTTGTAGGCAACACGACGCAAGAGGCTGCAGATGATTTTTTTCCCGGCTATGCGAAAACATTCACCGAGATTGGGAAGGAACGCGGCTGGCCCCCGACGACGCGCGCACAATTCGATGCGGTGCGTGGAAAGACCGGAGCGCTGATTATTGGCGATGCTCAGGCTGTCGTGGAGAAAGTGCTATACACCAACGAAGTGCTGGGTGGTATTGCACGACTGGACTTCCAGATGACGGTAGGCGAGGTTCCTCACGCGACCATGATGAAGTCGATTGAGTTGCTGGGAACAAAGGTTGCGCCAGCCGTGCGGAAGGCGCTTGGTACTGCATGA
- a CDS encoding tetratricopeptide repeat protein, translating into MDKIAGLKEILTLDPGNTFARYGLAMEYVGQGQIETGLAEFDALLTANPDYTAGYFMAAQTLAKEERIPEAIDRLKSGIESARRTGNNHALSEMQGMLDELDR; encoded by the coding sequence ATGGACAAGATCGCAGGACTTAAAGAGATTCTCACCCTCGACCCCGGCAACACTTTCGCCCGCTACGGCCTCGCGATGGAGTACGTCGGCCAGGGTCAGATTGAAACGGGCCTGGCCGAGTTCGACGCCCTGCTCACAGCCAATCCCGACTATACTGCCGGTTATTTCATGGCCGCGCAAACGCTGGCCAAAGAAGAACGCATTCCCGAAGCCATCGACCGCCTCAAATCCGGCATCGAAAGCGCCCGACGAACCGGTAACAACCACGCCCTCAGCGAGATGCAGGGCATGCTGGATGAGTTGGACAGGTAG
- a CDS encoding vWA domain-containing protein, whose amino-acid sequence MKRTSYTRYNGDLADDIDLENLMQQLSDYLLDSGFENPMMRFQELNGEQSLDNLREAIRQALENGDFDEQLRDKLAQASEEDALEELIDKLIQRMEQQDYVRIDDPNQQNDPSRPSGNAGQVGEGESEARFEVTDKSLDFLGYKALQDLLGSMGRASGGRHDTPYQATGVETNGSSRPYEFGDTLNLDSTATLAAAIAAQSEALLPGESLTLPIEIDYPHLHVQQCDYQSSCATVVMLDCSHSMILYGEDRFTPAKRVAMALSHLIRTQYPGDTLSLVLFHDSAEEVPISQIARVKVGPHYTNTREGLRLSRSILNRQRKEMRQIVMITDGKPSALTLPDGRIYKNSFGLDPLVLSETLEEVARCRRAGILINTFMLATDPGLVQFVQRVSAMCRGKAYFTTPDTLGSYLMMDFLNRKMKTVN is encoded by the coding sequence ATGAAGCGCACCAGCTACACCCGATACAACGGCGACCTAGCCGACGACATCGATCTCGAAAATCTGATGCAGCAGCTTTCCGACTATCTGCTCGATTCAGGTTTTGAAAATCCGATGATGCGCTTTCAGGAACTGAACGGCGAACAGTCCCTCGACAATCTCCGCGAGGCTATACGTCAGGCTCTTGAGAATGGCGATTTTGATGAGCAGCTCAGAGACAAGCTCGCCCAGGCATCAGAAGAAGACGCACTCGAAGAACTGATCGACAAGCTCATCCAGCGCATGGAGCAGCAGGACTACGTCCGCATCGACGATCCGAATCAGCAGAACGATCCCTCACGCCCCTCAGGCAATGCCGGTCAGGTAGGAGAGGGCGAGTCCGAAGCCCGCTTTGAAGTGACGGACAAATCCCTAGACTTCCTCGGTTACAAGGCGCTTCAGGATCTGCTCGGATCTATGGGGCGAGCAAGCGGCGGCCGCCATGACACGCCGTATCAGGCCACTGGGGTCGAAACCAACGGATCGTCCCGCCCCTACGAGTTCGGCGATACACTGAATCTCGATTCAACCGCGACGCTCGCCGCCGCCATCGCCGCGCAGTCCGAAGCGCTCCTGCCTGGCGAAAGCCTTACACTGCCTATCGAGATCGACTACCCACATCTGCACGTACAGCAGTGTGATTATCAATCAAGTTGCGCAACGGTAGTGATGCTCGACTGCTCCCACTCGATGATCCTCTATGGGGAAGATCGCTTCACGCCCGCCAAGCGAGTAGCCATGGCGCTCTCGCATCTCATCCGCACACAGTACCCTGGCGATACGCTCTCACTGGTGCTCTTCCATGACTCCGCGGAAGAAGTACCCATCTCGCAGATTGCCCGCGTCAAGGTCGGCCCGCACTACACCAACACGCGCGAAGGCCTGCGACTCTCACGCAGCATCCTCAATCGCCAGCGCAAAGAGATGCGCCAGATCGTTATGATCACCGATGGCAAACCCTCCGCGCTGACGTTGCCCGATGGACGTATCTACAAAAATTCCTTCGGACTTGATCCGCTCGTACTATCGGAAACATTGGAAGAAGTAGCCCGCTGCCGCCGCGCAGGAATCCTGATCAACACCTTCATGCTCGCGACCGATCCCGGCCTCGTGCAATTTGTGCAGAGAGTCAGCGCCATGTGTCGCGGCAAAGCCTACTTCACCACCCCCGACACGCTCGGCAGCTACCTGATGATGGACTTCCTGAATCGCAAGATGAAGACCGTCAACTAA
- a CDS encoding acyl-CoA thioesterase, producing the protein MTEIILPNDTNTLGNMLGGRLMHFIDLVGAMAAYRHSRTHVVTASMDHIDFIQPVHVGDLLNLKSSVNRAFSTSMEVGVKVWAEDTQAGVYRHVASAYLVFVAIDKDGNRVRVPELTPETPDEQRRYEDAQRRREHREAESERRKLAKLAPVGLGSIPSGKA; encoded by the coding sequence ATGACGGAGATCATCCTGCCTAACGACACGAATACGCTGGGCAATATGCTCGGCGGACGCTTGATGCACTTCATCGACCTGGTGGGGGCAATGGCTGCTTATCGCCATTCGCGGACGCATGTGGTGACGGCATCGATGGACCATATCGATTTCATTCAGCCGGTGCATGTGGGGGATTTGCTGAATCTCAAGTCCAGTGTCAACCGGGCGTTTTCGACTTCGATGGAAGTAGGCGTGAAGGTTTGGGCAGAAGACACGCAGGCGGGCGTCTATCGGCACGTAGCGAGCGCCTACCTGGTATTCGTGGCGATCGACAAGGATGGCAATCGAGTTCGTGTGCCAGAGCTTACGCCGGAAACTCCGGACGAGCAGCGCCGCTATGAAGATGCACAGCGTCGCCGGGAACATCGCGAGGCGGAATCGGAGCGGCGAAAGCTGGCGAAGCTGGCGCCCGTTGGCCTGGGCAGCATTCCATCCGGCAAGGCGTAA
- a CDS encoding sigma-54-dependent transcriptional regulator, giving the protein MPQSSEAEQFTAASLSISAAKVRLHLLVVDADAAVCSACTEIATSLGYAAQFTTDLHEAQTLLCSHTADIVLVNISSHNRGLEFVSEVKLLYPRLTVIAMTASSLVNTAVEAMRRGAKDYLTKPFSIDELSTVLERASESVTVDVAGRQLRERLRLSKGLGALIGRSTEMEKLYRILSKVAQSMHPVLVLGESGTGKELVARTIHTYGPNASKPFLPVDCGSLVPSLIESELFGYVKGAFTGAVKSKDGLFVSAEGGTVFLDEVGELTLDLQAKLLRALQEKEVRPVGATHRVPIKARIVAATNRDLAAMVEKGTFRKDLFYRLNVVNLRLPSLRDRREDIPLLTAHFLDRISKEYGNKFTLSDEALRTMMKHDWPGNIRELENCIQHACSLSTGPVLQLGDLPRELRQAGLEAYRNSNPKPETAQAEGVAEVETLADMERRAILNAIRTLRGDKLVAARLLGIGKTTLYRKLKEYGISDSSLDE; this is encoded by the coding sequence ATGCCCCAAAGTTCAGAGGCAGAGCAGTTTACTGCAGCGTCCCTTTCTATATCCGCGGCGAAAGTGCGGCTACATCTGCTGGTGGTGGATGCAGATGCGGCGGTGTGTTCGGCCTGTACGGAGATCGCTACTTCGCTGGGATACGCGGCGCAGTTTACTACCGACCTGCATGAAGCGCAGACGTTGCTGTGTTCGCATACAGCTGATATTGTGCTGGTAAACATCAGCTCACACAACCGAGGACTTGAATTTGTATCCGAGGTAAAGCTGTTGTATCCGCGGTTGACGGTGATTGCGATGACGGCGTCCAGCCTGGTGAATACTGCAGTTGAGGCGATGCGGCGAGGGGCTAAGGATTATTTGACCAAGCCCTTTTCCATTGACGAGCTTTCCACGGTTTTGGAGAGAGCATCTGAGTCGGTGACAGTGGATGTTGCCGGAAGGCAGTTACGCGAACGACTTCGATTAAGTAAGGGACTGGGCGCCTTGATCGGACGTTCGACGGAGATGGAGAAGTTATATCGCATTCTCTCCAAGGTCGCCCAGAGTATGCACCCGGTGTTGGTACTGGGAGAGAGTGGAACCGGGAAAGAGTTAGTAGCTCGGACGATCCACACGTACGGGCCGAATGCCAGCAAGCCATTTTTACCTGTGGATTGCGGATCCCTAGTGCCGAGCCTGATTGAAAGCGAGCTATTCGGTTATGTGAAGGGCGCGTTTACCGGGGCAGTGAAATCCAAGGATGGGCTGTTTGTTTCGGCGGAAGGCGGCACCGTCTTTCTGGATGAGGTTGGCGAGCTCACTTTGGACTTGCAGGCCAAGCTGTTGCGCGCCCTGCAGGAGAAGGAAGTGCGTCCGGTTGGAGCGACGCATCGGGTGCCGATCAAGGCGCGGATTGTGGCTGCTACCAATCGTGATCTCGCGGCGATGGTGGAGAAGGGAACGTTTCGCAAGGATCTTTTTTATCGACTGAACGTGGTGAATCTGCGATTGCCTTCCCTGCGCGATCGGCGAGAAGATATTCCACTGTTGACGGCACATTTTCTGGATCGTATCTCGAAAGAGTATGGCAACAAGTTCACCCTGAGCGACGAAGCGTTGCGGACGATGATGAAGCATGACTGGCCGGGAAATATTCGAGAACTGGAGAACTGCATTCAACATGCATGTTCGCTGAGCACCGGGCCAGTGTTGCAACTGGGCGATCTGCCACGTGAATTACGCCAAGCGGGACTGGAGGCTTATCGCAACTCGAATCCAAAGCCCGAAACTGCACAGGCGGAAGGGGTAGCCGAGGTGGAGACGCTGGCCGATATGGAACGGAGGGCGATTCTGAATGCTATTCGCACGCTTAGGGGAGATAAGTTGGTGGCGGCGCGGTTGCTGGGCATTGGCAAAACGACACTCTATCGCAAGCTGAAGGAGTATGGCATCAGCGATTCCTCTCTGGACGAGTAG
- a CDS encoding PadR family transcriptional regulator translates to MPRSVQPPAPSSSDLLQGTLDLLILKTLALEPMHGWGVALRIQQVSKDALQIGQGSLYPALHRLEYRGWIVSEWASSENNRRAKFYSLTAVGRKQLDTELANWDRMAEAIALVLGRREATL, encoded by the coding sequence ATGCCGCGATCTGTTCAACCGCCTGCACCGTCCTCATCAGACCTGTTGCAGGGAACGTTAGATCTGCTGATTCTGAAGACGCTGGCTCTTGAGCCAATGCATGGCTGGGGTGTCGCGCTGCGGATTCAACAGGTCTCCAAAGATGCCTTGCAGATTGGGCAGGGATCGTTGTATCCCGCGCTGCATCGGCTGGAGTATCGCGGATGGATTGTATCGGAGTGGGCCAGCTCAGAGAACAATCGTCGGGCGAAGTTTTATTCGCTTACGGCTGTGGGTCGGAAGCAACTGGATACTGAACTTGCCAACTGGGATCGCATGGCGGAAGCGATTGCACTGGTGCTTGGGCGCAGAGAGGCTACGTTATGA
- the purU gene encoding formyltetrahydrofolate deformylase: MPSLLNDTKNDTAVLLIDCPDRKGLVAKVAGLLYEQGANILHADQHQDHELGLFFMRVEWALDGASVDEGSNAIATFTSAFAPMAAELEMRWQLRSSRQRPRVALFCSQYLHCIADLLHRSSAGELACEIVVIVSNHRAVEDLARFHGIRFEYVPVTPSTRGEAEAQQLALLAELGVELVVLARYMQILTANFVEHYPSAIINVHHSFLPAFIGARPYHAAHARGVKLIGATSHYVTSVLDDGPIIEQDVARISHRDQVEDLVAKGRDLERVVLSRAVRWHLEGRILCYGNKTVVFD; this comes from the coding sequence ATGCCAAGCCTTTTGAACGATACGAAAAATGATACGGCGGTGCTGCTGATCGATTGTCCTGATCGCAAGGGATTGGTAGCCAAAGTTGCAGGCCTGCTTTATGAGCAGGGTGCGAATATCCTCCATGCGGACCAGCATCAGGACCATGAACTTGGGCTGTTTTTCATGCGCGTGGAATGGGCGCTTGACGGCGCTTCTGTGGATGAGGGAAGCAACGCAATTGCAACATTTACGAGTGCTTTCGCGCCGATGGCTGCGGAGCTTGAAATGCGCTGGCAGTTGCGTTCGAGCAGGCAGCGACCACGCGTGGCGCTCTTTTGTTCGCAGTATCTGCATTGCATTGCCGATCTGCTGCACCGGTCGAGTGCAGGTGAACTGGCTTGCGAGATTGTAGTAATCGTATCCAACCATCGTGCAGTGGAAGATCTCGCGAGATTCCATGGTATTCGCTTCGAGTATGTTCCCGTCACTCCTTCCACGCGTGGCGAGGCTGAGGCGCAGCAACTTGCTTTGCTTGCCGAACTCGGCGTGGAACTGGTGGTGCTGGCTCGGTATATGCAGATCCTCACTGCGAATTTTGTCGAGCATTATCCCTCTGCGATCATCAATGTGCATCACTCGTTTTTGCCGGCATTCATCGGCGCGCGGCCATATCATGCGGCCCATGCGCGTGGCGTGAAGTTGATTGGTGCGACAAGTCACTATGTAACTTCAGTGCTGGATGACGGGCCGATCATTGAGCAGGACGTGGCGCGGATTTCGCATCGGGATCAGGTTGAGGATCTGGTGGCTAAGGGGCGCGACCTGGAACGTGTTGTGCTATCACGTGCGGTACGTTGGCATCTTGAGGGGCGGATTCTTTGCTATGGCAATAAGACGGTCGTATTCGATTAG
- a CDS encoding magnesium chelatase, whose product MSQTAPLPLTLGELRASRLYSEARLAHRTVKDEMRDNLIVRLREKKPLFDGIVGYEDTVVPQVANAILSKQNFILLGLRGQAKSRILRSLTSLLDTHVPYVAGCEIRDNPYAPLCRRCRTLIAEEGEATPIAWLSTDDRYVEKLATPDVTVADLIGDLDPIKAARGGHDLASELTMHYGLLPRANRGIFAVNELPDLAGKIQVALFNILQEGDIQIKGYPIRLALDVALVFSANPEDYTARGKIVTPLKDRIGSEIRTHYASTVEEGIAITLQEAWTKRNLGTLEIPTYLREIVEQVAFLARDDKRVDKRSGVSQRLPISTLELVVSNAERRALSHGETLIVPRITDLYAALPGITGKLELEYEGELRGADTIVREILKNASAKVYDKYFTQKDGEAINTQQIEQWFHLGGALQMDDTDSSEEIVKKLSQIQGLIEKLGALGVKTKDAPAKVVAAAELLLEGLYAHRKLSRSEERGFSGPEKSTRREQRQSGDNEQQQYEDWQQRKSGRRGSFN is encoded by the coding sequence ATGTCCCAGACTGCACCGCTACCTCTCACGCTTGGCGAACTTCGCGCCAGCCGCCTCTACTCTGAAGCCCGCCTGGCTCATCGCACAGTCAAAGACGAGATGCGCGACAACCTCATCGTCCGCCTACGCGAAAAGAAGCCGCTATTTGACGGCATCGTCGGTTATGAAGACACGGTCGTGCCCCAGGTAGCAAACGCCATTTTGTCCAAGCAGAATTTCATCCTCCTGGGTCTGCGTGGCCAGGCTAAGAGCCGTATTCTCAGATCTCTCACCAGCCTGCTCGACACGCACGTACCCTACGTCGCCGGATGCGAAATCCGCGACAATCCCTACGCGCCTTTGTGCCGCCGCTGCCGCACGCTTATTGCCGAAGAAGGCGAAGCCACGCCCATCGCATGGCTCTCTACGGATGACCGCTACGTCGAAAAGCTCGCCACACCCGACGTCACCGTTGCTGACCTGATCGGCGATCTTGACCCGATCAAAGCCGCTCGCGGAGGTCACGACCTCGCCAGCGAACTCACCATGCACTACGGCCTGCTGCCCCGCGCCAATCGCGGCATCTTTGCCGTGAACGAACTGCCCGATCTCGCTGGAAAAATCCAGGTCGCGCTCTTCAACATCCTTCAGGAAGGCGATATCCAGATCAAGGGCTATCCCATCCGCCTCGCGCTCGACGTGGCCCTGGTCTTCTCCGCCAATCCCGAGGACTACACTGCCCGCGGCAAAATTGTTACCCCGCTCAAGGATCGCATCGGCTCCGAAATCCGCACCCACTACGCCAGCACTGTCGAAGAAGGCATTGCCATCACGCTGCAGGAAGCATGGACAAAGCGCAACCTCGGCACACTGGAGATTCCAACCTACCTCCGCGAAATTGTCGAGCAGGTTGCCTTTCTAGCCCGCGATGACAAACGCGTGGATAAGCGCTCCGGCGTCAGCCAGCGTCTGCCTATTTCGACACTGGAACTGGTCGTCTCCAACGCCGAGCGTCGCGCGCTTTCGCACGGCGAAACGCTGATCGTCCCCCGCATCACCGATCTTTATGCTGCCCTGCCCGGCATCACCGGCAAGCTCGAACTTGAGTACGAAGGCGAACTTCGCGGAGCCGACACGATCGTTCGCGAAATTCTGAAAAATGCCTCCGCCAAGGTCTACGACAAATACTTCACCCAGAAAGATGGCGAGGCCATCAACACGCAGCAGATCGAGCAATGGTTCCACCTCGGCGGCGCTCTGCAAATGGACGACACAGACTCCTCCGAAGAGATCGTCAAGAAGCTCTCGCAGATTCAGGGCCTCATCGAAAAGCTTGGCGCGCTGGGTGTAAAGACCAAGGATGCGCCGGCAAAAGTAGTAGCCGCAGCCGAGCTTCTGCTCGAAGGTCTCTACGCTCACCGCAAACTCAGCCGGAGCGAAGAACGCGGCTTCAGCGGCCCCGAAAAATCCACGCGGCGCGAGCAGCGGCAATCCGGCGACAACGAACAGCAGCAGTATGAAGACTGGCAGCAGCGCAAGTCCGGCAGGCGCGGCAGCTTCAACTAG